Within the Maledivibacter sp. genome, the region TCATAGATAACAGTATATTCTCAACATCAGTAACAAAGCCACTGAGGGTACAAATATTAGTCATTTTGTCACTTCTCAATATGTAAAACCCTTCTGTATGTCCACAGCGAGTATAATTCATATTCCTATCTACAGCATACAAGTAATTTAGATAATGAACTTTATCGGGTTTTGAGAGTTTGACAATGAATTCCTCATTTATAAACATCACTTCACCTTTAGGACTGAATGAGAAAAGAATCTTTTTCATATCTTTCTTAGGGAAATATGTTTCTAAATCCACGGTAGGTGATGGTTTATCTTTTACTAAGTTTCCTAATGGTCCAGATATAGAAGCGTAATTATTTACTGAATAGTAGTGGAATGAAGCAAAGGCAAGCATAGAGATTAAAAACAAAATTACAAAAACAGCAGATAGTATGACATTTACTACAGGCGTATATCTTTTATATTTCCATAGTGAAACTCCTCTAAGTATTATAAATACTAATATATGGTAAATTCTATCATAACATACTCATATAGTCAATAAAAATAACTCGTATAGCATGTTATGTTTCTATTCTTTAAAAAGTATAGTATTTGTAAAGGAGTGGATACGATTGGATTATGTTGCTTTAGGAAACAGAATAAGAGAAGAAAGATTAAGATTAGGGCTTACACAGGAAAAATTAGCTGAGGATATAGACATTTCAATTTCATATATGGGACAAATAGAAAGAGGAGAGAGAAGTCTTACACTTGGGAGTCTTGTAAAGGTGGTTAATAGATTAGGGGTAACTATAGATTATTTACTTACTGATTCAGTAAAAGTAGAGGATGAGCAGTTAATGAAACAGTTGTTAATGCTTATGGATGGTAGGACAAGCAAAGAGAAAGAAATGGCATTGAATTTGGTTAAGCTTGTATTTGGGTATTTGGATGAGTGATAACTCAATATCTTGGTGAAGGTATTAAAAACAAATAATTGATTTAATAGATGTTCCTATGAAGATTGATTAATAATTCATAGGAAGTTTCTTTTGCGATAAATTGTATTTCTGCAAAATTTATGAAATATTGACGAAATAGATAGAGTAATTTTACAAAATTTGCATAATTAATATAGTAAATGATTAGTAGGATAATTTTCTAGGGTTTTCGGTGTAGTGTTACTGACATATATTGTGAATACCATAGTTATGTGCAATTATAAACTAAGATTAGGAAGGATATAAAGAATGAAAGGTAATAGAGATAGAGTTATATATATTGATAAAGAACATCTGAAAAAGCATAATGTTATAAAAGATGTTTTCAGTTATAAGGATTTAGATTTAGATAGTAAGACTAAAGATACATATGAGTATTTTGAAAATGAGTTCATTGAATCATACAGATTATCTGCAGATGTTCACAATATTAATGAGTTTAGCTTTTACTTAAAAGATAGTTTTCAATGTAATGCTTTTGCTATGCAGAGAAAAGGATACAATATCATAGGTATTACAAATAGTTATCCCATTTTATTAACAGAAAAGTTTGATTCAAAATATTTTGAAAAAATAATATTCACCTTCTTAATAAATAAGGAAAATATTGGTTTAGCATATATTGATCTATGCAAGAATGAGGAGTATGATTTTGGAAAATTTATGATAGATTGTTCAATTAAATTTACTTTAGGTCATGAATTTCGTCATATATTACAATTTAATAGTAGCAAAATAAGAAAAGAGAGTTATTATTTTCAAGAAAACGTAATGCAAAACAAATTTGATATTAGAAGACATGCATGGGAGTTTGATGCAGATAGATATGGATGCTACAATGTGTTAAAGTATGTATTTAGAGCTAATA harbors:
- a CDS encoding helix-turn-helix domain-containing protein, which encodes MDYVALGNRIREERLRLGLTQEKLAEDIDISISYMGQIERGERSLTLGSLVKVVNRLGVTIDYLLTDSVKVEDEQLMKQLLMLMDGRTSKEKEMALNLVKLVFGYLDE